The Chloroflexota bacterium sequence TCCTCACCCGCTCTCAGCCAGCTTGTCTCTGCATTCAGCAAATGCTGTCCCACTTCGGCCACGAGTTCGTCATAGACATCTCTCAAGAAGTTGTCCTGCAGATTCTCTCTTGCCTGCCTCTGAGTCCGTTTTTGACAATCAGCAAATGTTGCAGCCTTCTCCCAATAAACCCGGCCTTCCCAATCCGTCCCATCTCTGTCCGTAAGCACAACATCATCGATGAAACCTGCCTGGCCAATCTGCTTGCAGGCCTGCTGAACCGCACCCCAGTCTCTGACCGTATCAACGTGAGCTCTGATCTCCTCAAAAACAAGGGCCGCGTCTTGGGCATCAAAGTCACCCCGCGAATGGGGTAGATACGTAAACGTCCGGTCAACCCACGGCATGAAAGTAGCTTGCTTTCCGGTGTTGTCGTCATAGCGTGTGTCAGAACTGTGAAACTGAGTAGGATACAGGAAGTACACTGCGACAGCCATCGCACCAAGTGCCTCCTCATACTTCCCCTGTTTGGTTTGCCATAGAGCAAGCTCAAGCGCAATTATTCCGTAGACAAGAACCACCGACAGTCTGAAGAGGTCGCTATCCAATTGGTCGCGTCCCCAATACGGGTCGTTCTGTGCTTCTCCGATTCCTTTATAGAATTCATTCAGGAATGAGGTGTCTCCTAAGTGGTCTGCAACCCCAAATGCCTTCAAGGCCGTTGGGCATTTTCCCAAATCGACGTCCGGTCCAATCAGTGAAACGGCGAGCGTTCCAGCGAGTTGCAGCTTCACGAAGGCCTGACCATCGAGTTGATCCTTCCCACCGCTAGGCACCCTACCCAGCATCGCCTCGATCTGCCTGACCTGCTTCTCCGTCAATTGCAGTGGTTGCTCTCCATTCAGATAGACGGTCCAGAAAAGCGCCACAGCCGCCTCGCGGTAGCCCAGGTTTCCCCCCAGGTTATCAAGATGGCTGTCCACGTTAGCAAACCAGTAGTCCTTGTTCTCCCGTAGCCATGCCCATGCCTTGCCTCTATACCACGATTTCCATTCGCAGTACTTTGGCAACTCTGGCTTTCGCCGTTCCCCTGGAGGCTTAGGACTCTCATCCATTTCCATACGCTCCTTCGCGCCTTTGCATCATCCAACCCGAGATGGGCACTGATGCACATATGATAGCACTTTCATCACCCCCTTCAGCCACCCCAAACGTCTTGCCCAGGCAATTGCCCTAACGTCCTTCCCCACGGCGTCGCCCTTCCGACAGCTGGCCGGCATTAAATGGCGAAGGCCGCCCTCCGCACTGTTTTTGATTGTTTGAATACACACGATTGAGGTTCAAGCTTCGATTGGCTATAATCTTGCCGATGAAGGTCTCTGAACTCGGTGAATTTGGACTGATTGAGCTTCTTTCGGGGATAGTTCCTCAGGGCGGCAGAGAGCACAAGGTTGTGGCAGGCATTGGTGATGATGCTGCAGCCTGGCGGGGCGATGGTTTCACTGTGCTGGCGACTACCGATGCGCTGGTCCAAGGGGTGCACTTTATGGCGGATAGCCCCTGGTGGGAGCTGGGCTGGAAGGCGGTTGCGGTGAACCTGAGTGATATTGCTGCTATGGGCGGTGTGCCACGGTATGCTCTGGTGGCGCTTTCCCTGCCAGCAGATACTGAGGTGGATAACGTGGTCCAACTTTACCGGGGTATGGCGGAGTTGGCGAACCAATTCAACGTGGCCATTGTGGGTGGGAATACTACCAGTGCGCCAGTGGTGATGATCACTATGACGGTGATAGGCCAGGCCCAGAGCGAGGGTATGCTGACCAGGTCGGCGGCAGTGCCAGGTGACCTGATAGCTGTCACGGGCTACCTGGGGTCTTCGGTGGGGGGGTTGATGATGCTAACCCACAATCTCCGGTTCGCTCCGGAAACCGCTGACTTTCTGAGGAAGGCCTATCTTCAACCACAGCCGAGGGTTGTTCAAGGGCAGCTCTTAGTAAGACAAGGGGTGCGGGCGGGTATGGATATCAGCGACGGATTGATAGCTGACCTTGGTCATCTGTGCAAAGCGAGCAGGGTTGGTGCCATCGTGAGGGCGGGCCAGATCCCCATCCACCCCACGGTGAGGGCAGCTTTCCCGGAAGACTCCATTAATTTCGCTTTGACTGGTGGTGAAGACTACGAGCTCTTGTTTGCAGCCAATAAAGAGACTATCGACAATGTGGGGAATTCGCCTGAGGCCGACTGTCCTGTGACCGTGATTGGTGAGATAATCAGCGGATCGGGGATATCTTTGTTGGGAAAGGATGGGAAGCCTTCCCGTGTCGATAAAAAGGGGTGGGACCATTTCAAGAAAGGGGGCTAGAAAGTGCTGAGAACCCTGGTACTGGTTAAACCTGATGGGGTGCAGAGGGGCCTTACAGGGGAGATAATTTCACGCCTGGAGAAGAAGGGGCTGAAGATTGTGGCCCTGAGGATGCTCCAGATGGACAAGGCTATGGCCAGGCGCCACTATGCCGTCCATGAGGGGAAGCCCTTTTTCCCCGGCCTGGTGGATTTCATAACGTCGGGCCCTATTGTAGCGGTGGTGGTTGAAGGTGAAAGGGCTGTGGAAGTAGTG is a genomic window containing:
- the thiL gene encoding thiamine-phosphate kinase — its product is MAIILPMKVSELGEFGLIELLSGIVPQGGREHKVVAGIGDDAAAWRGDGFTVLATTDALVQGVHFMADSPWWELGWKAVAVNLSDIAAMGGVPRYALVALSLPADTEVDNVVQLYRGMAELANQFNVAIVGGNTTSAPVVMITMTVIGQAQSEGMLTRSAAVPGDLIAVTGYLGSSVGGLMMLTHNLRFAPETADFLRKAYLQPQPRVVQGQLLVRQGVRAGMDISDGLIADLGHLCKASRVGAIVRAGQIPIHPTVRAAFPEDSINFALTGGEDYELLFAANKETIDNVGNSPEADCPVTVIGEIISGSGISLLGKDGKPSRVDKKGWDHFKKGG
- the ndk gene encoding nucleoside-diphosphate kinase, which produces MLRTLVLVKPDGVQRGLTGEIISRLEKKGLKIVALRMLQMDKAMARRHYAVHEGKPFFPGLVDFITSGPIVAVVVEGERAVEVVRQMMGDTDPIKAASGTIRGDFGLDIGQNLIHGSDSEENARKEISLFFPGYETPGKPG